CCCGACCCAGACATATACTTCAGTGTGACAATCAAGAATGAAGATATCTTCAGTCATCAGATCATCTTGAGTGAAGTTGAAGATCTCTGTAACCTATATGGGAATAAAAAGAAAGAAGAGTCTCAATAAGATCATAACATAAACATTGCTTACAAAAATGAAAACCATACGTTTACCTTTAGAGTTTCTGGTAAGATAGTAACATCCACAACAACAAAACCCATCAGAAAATGCAAATGACAATTTAGATCAATTCTTGGATTGAGAAAACAAAGCGGGAACATATGCTGGCAAATGGTTTTACCGTTTGAGAATGTGCAAGAGAAGAGATGAGGATCGCTCTCTCCATCCTTCTTGATCTTTTGGCTCGGATATTCTGACTTTCCTCCTAATAATTCCCAGAACTGTTCAGATTCTATACCTTCCTTTTGTGCCTTGGTGTGTTCATCTGGCTGTTTAGAAGAAAAACCAAGAACCAGAGGTTCAAGCAAGTGAGGGATCTGAGGGGTAAGCTCCCAAATGTACAAAAAAAGCTCACTAACACATTAATACCTTAATCAGATCCAACATTCTCTCCATAAGTTCTTGATCATCCGAGGTAGTTAGATTGCCACACCAAGTGAAAACAGTAGAATCACCATGTAATATATAACAGTGCGAAGAATTAAGCCCTGTGGAAACCTGTTGGAACCAGATACTAATTGCATTACCTGTACTAAACTTATGAACCAAAAGGCTTTTTTTAATTGGGAGTTTCAGTACACTTACCGCATCTATCTGTATGGCTTGCATGTCCTCTGGTCCAGAACCTTGAACCCTAAACAGCGCAACACCTTCTGCATCATAAGTATTATCAGGGACTTCGTTCTCTGCTATATACTTCTTGAAAGCATCACTTAGACCCCCCTGAGACAATGAAAACGGTTTTTTTACAGATGTTGCGATAAAAGATCAAATCCAAAACTAACAAGAAGAGTACCTTAAATGTGATGAAGCTTTGCATGATAATGAAAAACTGAATCGGTTCTTTTCCCTCGTAAATGCGAGCCTGCACGGATTACACTAATAAACTCACATCCAAAATGTATGTTGACCTTAGAATCTATAACGTAAACAACGGGAAGAAGCACCTGAGCCGGCAGAAACTTCATGGATTCAACCATCTTGCTTGCCATGGAAATAGCAGATGCTCTGTCTTCCTATATATATCATCATCATCATCAGTGAGCAACATATATATAGAGAGAAAGAAGCTATATATATATATAAATATGTGTTTGTCTGTGATGAAATTTACCTCGACGCTTTGCTTGCCTAACCAAGTACCCACTAGATATTCCTCTCTGTCATCTCCAGGATATGAGTACTGCAATATATAACAATCTCCGCTATAGAACTTCGATTGCTCCACTCCTTCGAGAAGGATCTTTTCCTCGTTATTGACTCGCCACACCTGCAAAATTTCATAGTTACCAACCAAAAGACTGTATTTTGATTACTCAAAAATATCAATGCACGTAGCAACAAATTAGTCACTACCTGGAGATTTCCTGTGCCATCAATGTATGGCTTGGGTTCGTCTTTAGAAGAAGGTGAAGAAGTCTTAACCAGGCCTTCAACGTTAACTCCTTGCTTTTGCAAAAGAGCTGGTGAAGAAACAAACAGAGATTAAGTATCTCACAACTGAACCTTTAGTATAACTAATAGTCTACTACACCTGCAACTTTTCCTCTGCCTTGCCGGGGCTCAGCAACTGTACTTGTAGTCGGCCATGAATCAAACTTAGATCGGAACATCACTGTTTCAAACCCTTCCATCACACTGATCAGGTTTGATTTTGGACGTTCAGACGAACGGAAAAATTCCTGAAAAAAATTAAGAGTGACAATATGACAGTGAGTGAACAAAACTCATCAAAACAAGACTATTGGTTTGGTGCATGTGAAGTAATGTACTTCTGCAGCTTCACTCGCGTTCTTTCTTTGATCAATTGAAGTATTTCGTCCCTTCCAAACGAACACTTCGAGACCGCAATCGAGAATATAACATTTGTTAGTGTCTAAAAGCTCTTTCTCCAAAGTCTCAGCCTCTACGGCTTCTGTCTGTCCCTTCTCCACACTAGAAAAGACCAAACATGTTTCATGTCAGAACATAATCATCTGTGCCAGTAATTGGTTAGTTACAATGCAAGATCAAAGGTGTTCTACCTGAAGAGTTTGATCCCGTCAGATTCAGCGGTTTGGTCATCACTCACTGCTGATTTCTTAGGAAGTGGAGCAAACCCGCCAAACAATTCCCAAAACTCTCCAGCTTCAGCATCAGCCATCATCCTCCCATCATCTACAAGAAAGAAAGTCATTAAAACTCAATCAAGTTGGTGACAACCTTAGCCTCCATTTGTTATGTGACAGTTAAGTTCACTCACCCACAGCTGCGATCTCGCACTTTCCATCATGGTACGTGTCTTTAATGTACTGAACAACCTCAAGAGCTTTTGCTCTTTCTTGAATACTCGAACTGGAACCACTGAACTGAAAAATTTTAGACTCTGTATCAAGAATGAAAACGTCGTCGTGGTTGAGCGTCGATCGAGCAAACGTAACCTGTAAATGAGAAAAGGAAGGCAAACGAAGATGAAACATAGAAAACCAACCAAAACCATTTCAGGACACTGTAAAATGACTTGCCTCTTTGACACGGACGACATGTTTTCCTTTGCAGATATACAGACGCGTCTGATGCTCCTCAGGCTTGACATGGTTAAACCCGGAAGCAACTCCACCTTCCTGAGGTATAATGCAAGGTTTGAAGTAGGAAAGGAACTTCTCGGTCTCTTGACCCTGTACTTCTCGGTACTGAACAGCACGCCCACCTAAGGCTGAATCTAGTTCGACTGTCATAACGGCTACAGAACCATGTTCATCCTGTTTTAATCAACACAAAGACCACCATTATTCTTATTCATTAAAGAATAAGCAAGAATATGAAGAGACTGTTGTTACCTGACTGGAACCTTTACCGAGCCAGTAGTGAATATCATGATGCAGAGAACCGCTTCTTGACGCAGTAGTCTGGCATGAGATAGTTAGATTAAGAAGGTTTTAGATACTATCGAGAACTATGATATGATCAACCAGAGATATAAACACAAACCTTTAAGACGATATAGGAATCTCCACTGAAAAATTTGCCATGGGACTCTATTGGAACAGCGACAGGTTTGAAGTTCTCAATGCGCCATATTTCAACCCCTCTGCAAATGCAACAAACAAGAATATGCAGATGATCTAAAAGCAATACAGCAAGGAATATAATTAAAAAAAAAAAAAAAAAGAGTGAGAGAGAAGGTTACGATTTCTGGCCACATCCTTGGAGAGCCTCATCTAAATCTCTCATCGAAAACGTCGTCATTCTAGTTTTTTGAAAAGCTTAAACTCTCCTCAGCTTCTTAAGTTTTATAAAACAAACCAAACCTGCAAATACAATTTAACGAGCAATGAAGGGACAACATTTGAACTGGGAGGAAGAAAGGTAAACAGCAGAGTTCTTCTAGATGTATCAATGCATGTAACAAGAAACACACACAAAAGGAGATTATTCTTAATCTACACAATGTACTTGAAACCAAAGGAGAATTCTCCAGAATCACCATAGTAATTGAGACACAAAGCTTCTAGGGATTCGTATTTTACTACCACCACAAACATTTTTCTATCAATCCACTCAACGAAAACATAATAAAAGTACCATGATCCCAAAAAGAAGCCACAACAGAGGATATACACTATCAAACAACAAGAAATGGAAAGCAAAATTCAATACAAGCAAGTAGATTCATATCAGAAATGGACATGCAGCCAGATTCGCAAGAAAAAATAAAATTGATTTGGAGGCGATCAAACCCCACATGCAAAACAAAAAAAAAAAAACAAGCTGGACGATGATAAACTTGATGCATGAAGGTGGGACTTCAAAACAATTTGTTAGTGTTGTTGTCACATGGATTACGAATCAATTGTCTCTGTAAATCAAACCATGAACTAAAACAAAGATAATACCTTTTTTTTTTTACAGAATTTTGTCAAGAACAAGGTGCAATGCTTCTA
The DNA window shown above is from Brassica oleracea var. oleracea cultivar TO1000 chromosome C3, BOL, whole genome shotgun sequence and carries:
- the LOC106335172 gene encoding villin-5-like, giving the protein MTTFSMRDLDEALQGCGQKSGVEIWRIENFKPVAVPIESHGKFFSGDSYIVLKTTASRSGSLHHDIHYWLGKGSSQDEHGSVAVMTVELDSALGGRAVQYREVQGQETEKFLSYFKPCIIPQEGGVASGFNHVKPEEHQTRLYICKGKHVVRVKEVTFARSTLNHDDVFILDTESKIFQFSGSSSSIQERAKALEVVQYIKDTYHDGKCEIAAVDDGRMMADAEAGEFWELFGGFAPLPKKSAVSDDQTAESDGIKLFSVEKGQTEAVEAETLEKELLDTNKCYILDCGLEVFVWKGRNTSIDQRKNASEAAEEFFRSSERPKSNLISVMEGFETVMFRSKFDSWPTTSTVAEPRQGRGKVAALLQKQGVNVEGLVKTSSPSSKDEPKPYIDGTGNLQVWRVNNEEKILLEGVEQSKFYSGDCYILQYSYPGDDREEYLVGTWLGKQSVEEDRASAISMASKMVESMKFLPAQARIYEGKEPIQFFIIMQSFITFKGGLSDAFKKYIAENEVPDNTYDAEGVALFRVQGSGPEDMQAIQIDAVSTGLNSSHCYILHGDSTVFTWCGNLTTSDDQELMERMLDLIKPDEHTKAQKEGIESEQFWELLGGKSEYPSQKIKKDGESDPHLFSCTFSNETLKVTEIFNFTQDDLMTEDIFILDCHTEVYVWVGQQVDPKKKPQVLAIGEKFLEHDFLLENLASETPIYIVTEGNEPPFFTRFFTWDSSKSAMHGDSFQRKLAILTNKGKPLLNKPKRRVPVYSGRSSVPDKPQPRSRSVTSSTDRSRVRGRSPAFNALAANFGNVSTRNLSTPPPMVGPMVRKLYPKSHAPDLTKLAPKSAAIAARTAIFEKPKPNPPQETPTSPGSSEATNGAETAEDESMSNIKEEEAEEESNLPTFPYERLTTESEDPVPDIDLTRREAYLTAAEFKEKFEMTKSEFYKLPKWKQNKLKTAVQLF